TTGGACTTAGTTTCTCTTTAGTACGCGTGAATCGAAACGGACCCAGTCCCACGTAGTTGGCACCGTGCCGCTCGTGTTGCCGAACGTGTTCTAGTGTATTGGCCGTACCGCCAAGGATAAACCCATCGCCCAGCAGCTTCCGGGCTTCGGCAACGGGCATATCGTCTTGTCCCAGATGCACACCGTCCGCGCCGGTTTCACCCGCCAGGTTCGGATTGTCGTTAATGATCAGTCGGGCGTTGAACGCACGGCAGACCGCCAGCGTGTCCTGAGCCAGGTGTTTCCAGTCGGCATACGACTGGTCTTTCACCCGAAGCTGAATCCAGTCGATACCCCCCTGGCAAGCCAGTTGAGCCTGCTCGGGGTTGGTAACGATATAGTGTAAGGGGCTAATGGTCATACGTACAGTTGATTACCCTGTTCGGTAAATTCTTTCGCTTTGGTCTGCATGGCCTGGGTCAGCACGTTTTCATCCGTTAGTCCGTTTTGCTCGGCGTAGTCGCGGACGTCCTGCGTGATTTTCATCGAACAGAAATTAGGTCCGCACATGGAGCAGAAATGGGCAGTCTTGGCCCCGTCGGCGGGAAGCGTTTCGTCGTGGTATTCACGGGCGGTGTCAGGGTCGAGGGAGAGGTTGAACTGGTCTTCCCACCGAAATTCGAAGCGGGCTTTGCTCAGTGCATTATCCCGGTACTGCGCGCCAGGATGCCCTTTGGCCAAATCCGCGGCATGGGCGGCAATCTTGTACGTAATTACCCCATCTTTCACGTCTTTTTTGTTCGGCAACCCCAGGTGTTCTTTGGGCGTTACGTAGCAAAGCATAGCCGTACCAAACCAGCCGATCATGGCCGCGCCAATGCCCGATGTGATGTGGTCGTAGCCGGGAGCAATGTCGGTAGTCAGCGGGCCGAGCGTATAGAACGGTGCTTCGTCGCATTCCCGCAACTGCTTGTCCATGTTCTCCTTAATCAGATGCATCGGAACGTGGCCCGGCCCTTCGATCATCACCTGCACATCATGCTTCCAGGCGATTTTGGTTAGTTCGCCCAGCGTTTCAAGCTCCGCGAACTGAGCGGCATCGTTGGCATCGGCAATAGAACCCGGACGCAATCCGTCGCCCAGCGAAAACGACACATCGTAGGCTTTCATGATGGCGCATATCTCCTCGAAATGGGTATAGAGAAAATTCTCCTGATGGTGCGCCAGACACCACTTGGCCATGATACTACCCCCGCGCGAGACAATCCCCGTTACGCGTCGGG
This window of the Spirosoma oryzicola genome carries:
- a CDS encoding thiamine phosphate synthase, which translates into the protein MTISPLHYIVTNPEQAQLACQGGIDWIQLRVKDQSYADWKHLAQDTLAVCRAFNARLIINDNPNLAGETGADGVHLGQDDMPVAEARKLLGDGFILGGTANTLEHVRQHERHGANYVGLGPFRFTRTKEKLSPILGLNGYQTILSALRGEGITTPIIAIGGITLADVPALREMGLYGIAVSSAISSSANPVSQARLFCQSFLPKTSKPLVDERF